A single region of the Pontibacter kalidii genome encodes:
- a CDS encoding porin family protein — MKQLYITLLLLFVCSLSFAQRSFQPGYIVQHGDTVRGLVDYRGPMRSSVVTTFKEQERSSEKTFTPHDITAYGFENGQKLFEAFDIPVAAEADTTKERVFLDVLVKGRASVYYYRDSFQRDRYFLKKEGQPLIELIYEEIMLKDTNSGKLYKAKKRDYANTIAVAFADCEKIKASRFKALMFTASALADITEAYNQCVGGGTDIKKADRKKPVFTIAPALTYTSSTFTLKGDEHPASRGKYKNESIGLGGGITTNVTVPRLNEKLSIQADLLYMPFRQTASFNYRNSLGFNYEYDVVFDVDYLKVPVQFMYTYPNGKLRAYFSAGVVNNFAVQVTQQSTRTDYFNPDEPRVREQEAFGEGGFRKRTLGVTAGAGMSIPLGAKAVLVSVRYEVNENTSAINSVSAKAKHLYFLLGYRL, encoded by the coding sequence ATGAAACAACTTTACATTACCCTCCTTTTACTCTTTGTTTGCAGCCTCTCCTTCGCCCAGAGAAGCTTTCAGCCCGGCTACATTGTGCAGCACGGTGATACGGTCCGCGGCTTGGTAGACTACAGGGGGCCCATGCGCAGCTCTGTGGTAACGACTTTCAAAGAACAGGAGCGTTCCTCCGAAAAAACCTTTACGCCACATGACATAACGGCCTACGGCTTTGAAAACGGGCAGAAACTGTTCGAGGCGTTTGATATTCCTGTGGCAGCAGAGGCGGATACAACAAAGGAGCGGGTGTTCCTGGATGTGCTGGTTAAGGGCCGGGCAAGCGTGTACTATTACCGTGACTCGTTCCAGAGAGACCGTTACTTCCTGAAAAAAGAGGGTCAGCCACTAATAGAACTCATTTACGAGGAGATTATGCTGAAAGACACGAACTCGGGTAAGCTATATAAAGCGAAGAAACGGGATTATGCTAACACGATCGCTGTAGCCTTTGCGGACTGTGAAAAGATAAAAGCGAGCAGATTTAAAGCCTTGATGTTCACGGCTAGCGCCCTGGCTGACATAACAGAAGCATACAACCAATGCGTGGGCGGCGGAACTGACATAAAAAAAGCTGACAGAAAGAAGCCTGTCTTTACCATTGCCCCTGCTCTCACCTATACTTCCAGCACCTTTACGCTGAAAGGCGATGAGCACCCGGCAAGCCGTGGGAAGTATAAAAACGAATCCATAGGGCTGGGGGGCGGTATCACCACCAATGTCACCGTCCCAAGGCTAAACGAAAAGCTCTCCATTCAGGCAGACCTGCTTTACATGCCTTTCAGGCAGACAGCCTCTTTCAACTACAGAAACAGCCTTGGCTTTAACTATGAGTATGACGTAGTTTTTGATGTGGATTACCTGAAAGTGCCAGTTCAGTTCATGTATACTTACCCTAATGGTAAGCTAAGGGCATACTTTAGCGCAGGAGTCGTAAACAATTTTGCTGTGCAGGTAACGCAGCAATCTACCCGCACAGATTACTTTAACCCGGACGAACCAAGAGTACGAGAGCAGGAAGCTTTTGGTGAAGGCGGCTTTCGAAAGCGCACACTGGGCGTGACGGCAGGTGCAGGCATGTCTATCCCTCTCGGAGCAAAGGCAGTACTAGTAAGCGTCAGGTATGAGGTGAATGAGAATACATCCGCCATCAACAGTGTTTCCGCAAAGGCGAAACACCTCTACTTCTTGCTGGGTTATAGGTTGTAA